The following is a genomic window from Miltoncostaea oceani.
GACCGGGCGACGGCGGAGATGCTGGTCTGGCCGCTCGTCGGCGTCGCCCTCGCGGCGCTCGGGTACTGCGCCGCCGCGGTGCTCCTGGCCATGGTGAGCCGCCGGCCGGTGGTGCTGGGCGTGCTCTACATCCTGCTCTGGGAGGGGTCGATCGCCACGTTCGCGGCGTCCGCGGACCGGCTGTCGATCGCCGCCTACGGCCGCGCGATCGCCGTGGAGGGCGTGGTCGACGTCAACGCGCCCGACGCGTCCGCGGCGGCGGCGGTGGTCATCCTGGTCGTCATCACGGCGGCCGCGACGTGGCTGGCCGCCCGCCGGCTCACGCGGACGGAGCTGCCGTGACCTCCGCCACCCCGTCGCCGGCGACGCACGCGTCCCGCCCCCCCGCCTTGGCCCGGTAGAGCGCCAGGTCGGCCCGGCGCAGCAGGCCCGCCGGACCGTCGTCGGCGTGCTCGGCGACGCCCATCGAGGCCGTCACCCGCCCGACGCGCGGGAAGTCCGCCCCGCGGATGTCGCCCCGCAGGCGCTCCGCCGCCTCCAGGGCCTCCGCCACGCCGGCGCCGGGCAGCAGCCAGGCCAGCTCCTCCCCGCCGACGCGGGCGACGACGTCCTCGCGCCGCGACCGGCCGCGCAGCCGCCGCGCCACCTCCCGCAGCACGTCGTCCCCGGCCTGGTGGCCGTGGGTGTCGTTGACGCGCTTGAAGTGGTCCAGGTCGATCAGGACCAGCCCGAGCGGGGTGCCGCCCCGGGCGGACCGCGCGGCCTCGGCGCCGAGGCGGTCGTGGAAGGTGCGGTGGTTCGCGAGGCCCGTGAGGGGGTCGGTGGTGGCGAGCGCGACCAGGCGCCGCCGGCTGTTCGCGTTGGCGACGGCGAGGGCCACGAGGTCCGCGAGGGCCCGCAGGCGCTCCTCGTCGCGGGGCCGTGGCGTCGGCGCGCCCCGGGACCGCACGAGCCCCCACGGCCGTCCCTCCACCGCGACGGGCACGGCGAGGGCGTCGGGGACGGCGACGTCGAGGGGCACCCGGTCCCCGGCGCGGGAGGGAGCGCCGGACGCCCCGACCACGAGGCCCTCGTCGCCGTGGAACCGCACGACCTCGGCGGCCGGGGCGCCCGACAGGGCCGCCGCCTCGCGGGCGACCATCGCCGCGACGCGCTCGACGTCGGCGGCGGCCGCGACCGCGGCGGTGACGCGCGCGAGGGCCTCGCGCTCGGCGTCGTCGCGCATGCGGTCGGTGACGTCGCGGGAGTCGGTGTGCGTCTCGCGCAGTCGGCCGGTCGGGTCGCGCACCGCCCGGACGGTGGTCTCCATCCACACCCACTCGCCGGTACGGGCCCGCAGGCGGTGCGGGAAGGGGGCCGGGTCGGCGTCCCCCTCGAGCGCCTCCTCGACCCGGGCGCGCTCCTTCGGATGGCAGAGGTCGGGGAGGCGCCGCCCCTCCAGGTCGCGCGGTTCGCGGCCCAGCGACTCGCGGGACGCCGCGGACGCGAACACGACCGTCCCCCCGGCGTCGACGCGCATCAGCAGGTCGCGGCTCCCCTCGGCGAGCTCGCGGAAGGCCTCCGCCGCGGCGGAGAGGGCGCGGTGGCCCCGCGCCCGCCGCGCGAGCACGACCGCCCGGGCCACCACCTCGGCGGGGGCGGTCCCCTCCCGCACCGCGTCGGCGAAGCCGGCGTCGAGCGCGGAGGCGACGGTGGCGGCGGGGGCGTCCCCCGGGACCACCAGGAGCGCGGCCGCGCACCCGGGCAGCCCCACGAGGGACCGGGCGAGGCGCTCGTGGCGCGTGGACGCCCACACGACGACGTCCCAGACGTCCCTGGTGAGGTCGGCCTCGGCGGCCCACGGATCGACCGCGCGCGCGTCCGTCCCGGCCCGTCGCAGCCGTCGCTGGAGCCGCAGGCGCCCGAGGGCGCTGTCCGACACCACGAGGGCGGTCGGCCGAGCCGTGCTCGGCTGGGGACGAGGGGTGGGCACCCGGTACAGGGACCATCGGCCCCTGTCGCCCCGGGCATGAGGGGGCTTCCTCCCCCCCGCGGGACCGTGGTACGGTCCCCCGGCTCGCGGGCCGGGACCCACGCCCCCGCCGCCCGCCCCGCGACCCCTCACCATGGATCGCCCCACTCTCCACGGCCCGAACACGGGGTCACGACCGGTTCTCCGCATGGTCCTCACGGTCCTCGGCGCCGCCGTGCTCGTGGGCGCCCTCGCGGCGATCGGCGGCACCGCGGCCCCCGGGACGCAGGTGCTCGACGCCCGCCGCGACCAGATCCGGACGCTCGAGGCCGAGGTGCAGCGCATCGACGAGAGCGCGCGCGCCGCCGCCGACGCCCACGCCGCCGCGGTCCGCCGCGCCGACGAGCTGCAGGCGCGGATCGCCGGGACGAACGCCTCCCTGGCCGAGGCCCGGCGGGCTCACGCGGTCTCGGTGCAGCGCCTCTCCGACCGCGTCGTCGTCCTCTACCGCACGGGCGACCCGTCGCTGGTGGAGATCGTGCTGAGCTCCGGCGACCTGTCCGACGCCCTCGACGCGCAGCAGGCCCTGGAGCAGATCGGCGTCAACGACCGGCGCATCGTGGAGCAGCTCGAGGGCACCCGCTCCCGCCTGCGCGGCCTCCGCGCCGAGCTGGAGAGCTCCCGCGCGGGAGTCGAGGCGAACGTCCGGGAGAAGGCCGCCCGGCTCGCGGACCTCGAGGGGCTGATCGCCGACCGCCGCGCCGCCCTCGGGGAGGCCCGGACGGCCCTCGACGCGTTGATCCGCCAGGAGGAGCGGCGCCAGGCCGTCTCCGCCGCGCGGGAGCGCGCCGCCGCGGCCGCCGCCGCCGCGGAGGAGAGCGCCGAGCGCGACCTCCTGCGTCGCGCGGGCGCCGAGCCGGCCGACCCCGCCACCCCCGCGACCCCGGCGGCGCCCGCCGCGGACCCCGCGCCCGCACCGGCGGCGGCCCCCTCCGGCGGGGTCTCGGAGCACCTGCAGCGGATCGCCCAGTGCGAGTCCGGCGGCAACCCGACGGCCGTCTCGTCGAGCGGGCTGTACCGCGGCAAGTACCAGTTCGCCGTCTCCACCTGGCAGGGCCTCGGCGGGACCGGCGACCCCGCGGCCGCCCCGGAGGCCGAGCAGGACCGCATCGCCGCGCTCCTCTACGCCCGGAGCGGCCCCGCCCCCTGGCCCGTCTGCGGGTACCGGTAGGTCGTGGCGCCGGTTCGCACGGGGCATCTGCCCCTTGACGGGGCGGGCGGGTCCGAACATAGTCTCGGGCTGGCCGATGACGGTCGAGGATCCGGACGGGGCGCCCACGGCGCGCCGTCCCGCCGACGGGGCACCGCGGCACTCGACACCCGACTCTGCCCCGTGTCCTTCCGCGACCCCGGAGCGCCCTCGTGCGGCCGGTCGCCAGTCGGAGCGGTACGGCCGGACACGTACGGACCACGCGCGAACGGAGACGGATGACGACCCAGGCGGTTAGCGGGCTGACGCGGGACGGCGAGCTGCGCGAGCTGATCCAGCGCGGGCAGGAGATGGGCTTCCTCGGCATGGAGGAGGTCGCGGAGGTCATCGACGGCCTCGGACTCGACGCCGACGCCGTCGAGGCGATCTACCAGCACCTCGAGGAGGCCGGGGTCGATCTGCTGGAGCAGTCGGAGGCCGGCGCCCGCGCCGCGCAGATGGCCGAGGAGGTCGAGCGTCCGCGCAAGACCACCACGACCGTCGAGCAGACCACCGACGCCCTGCAGCTCTTCCTCAAGGACATCGGGCGCGTCCCGCTGCTCACCGCCGCCGACGAGGTCCGCCTCGCGAAGCGCATCGAGCTGGGCGACCAGGCCGCCAAGCAGCAGATGGTCGAGGCCAACCTGCGCCTCGTGGTGTCCATCGCCAAGGGCTACCGCGGCCGCGGCCTGCCGTTCCTGGACCTGATCCAGGAGGGCACGCTCGGGCTCGTCCGCGCCGTCGAGAAGTTCGACTGGCGCCGCGGCTTCAAGTTCTCGACCTACGCGACGTGGTGGATCCGCCAGGCCGTCACCCGCGCCCTCGCCGACAAGGGCCGCACGATCCGCATCCCCGTGCACGTCGTCGAGAAGCTCAACCAGATCAGCCGCGCCGAGCGCGTCCTGATCGGGCAGCTCGGCCGCGAGCCCACCGTCGAGGAGATCGGCGACGCCGCCGGCCTGCCGCCGGACGAGGTCGAGGAGATCCTGCGCTCCGCCCAGCCGACCGTCTCGCTGGAGAAGCCGGTCGGTGAGGAGGAGGAGTCCGAGCTCGGCCGCTTCCTGGCCGACGAGAACTCCGTCGCCCCCGAGGTGTCCGCCGAGACCAGCCTGCGCGAGCAGGCCCTGCGCGACCTCCTCGACCAGCTCAGCTACCGGGAGCGCCGCGTGCTGGAGCTCCGGTACGGCCTGCGCGGCGAGAAGCCCCGCACGCTCGACGAGCTCGGCCGCATGTTCAACGTCACCCGCGAGCGGATCCGCCAGGTCGAGAGCCAGTCGCTGCAGAAGCTCGGCTCGCTGCCGGACTCGGGCCGCCTGGGCTGACCCCTCCCCCGCTGCGGCGGGGCACGGGCGCATCACACGACGCCGGCCGCGGGGCTCCCCCGCGGCCGGCGTCGGTCGTCGACGGCACCACCCGGCCGCGGGGGGCGAGGGGTCAGTTCATGCGGGGGTCGCGCGGCATGCGCGCGATGAGGCGCCAGGAGCCGCCCTTGCGCTCCATCACGCGGGCCCAGAGGCCGTCGTGGTCGTCGGTGAAGACGTCCTCCGCCTCGGCGGCCGCGTCGATCCAGGCCTCCTCCTCCAGCTCGCGCTCCAGCTGGCCGCCCGCCCACCCGGCGTAGCCGCCGAACGCGCGGATGGCGCGGAGCCCGCCGGAGCCGCCGGCGGCGGCCTCGGGGTCGACGATGCCGACCGACCCGAACGCGAGGTTCGCGGCGGCGGGGGGGTCGGTGAAGTCGGCGAGCAGGATCACGGCCTCCGGCTGGACGGGTCCGCCCTCGAAGACGCGCTCGTCCCCCGGCATCAGCTCGGCGAGGTGCGCCGGCAGCGCCTCGCGCGACACGAGCGGCGTCGGCCGGTTCAGCACCAGTCCGAGCGCGCCGTCGGCCGAGTGCTCGAGCATCAGGACGACGGCCCGGGCGAAGTTCGGGTCGACGAGCGCGGGGGCGGCGACGAGCAGCCGTCCGCGGCGGTTGGGCGGACCCTCCGTGCTCACGGGAACATCTCCCCCACCAGGTCGGTGAAGTCGGCGAGCTCGTCGCGGTCCCGGGACACGCAGGCCGCGAGGACGCCGTCGAACACCTGTGACGGGATCGGGCCGAACAGCCCGGAGGCCGCGGCGAAGATCCCCTTCAGCCGGCGCGCCTCGTCGGCGGCGCCGGTCCAGTCGTCCTGATCCACCAAGGCGCGGACGCGCTCGAGGCCGCCCCGGGCGACCTCGCGGTAGCTGGTGGGCTCACCGTCCGCGCGGGCGGACGGCCGGGTCACCCCGTGGTGCGCTTCCGGGAGCGGGACTGGCCGAGGTTGTAGATCGCCCCGCCGAGCACCAGGAGGATCGACGCGAGGAGCAGGAGCCAGAAGACCGGCATGTGGTTCGCGAGCTCGTCGCCCATGTCCTTCACGGCGAAGCCGAAGCAGAACCAGGACAGCGCCACGATCAGGAGGGTCCCGGCGGCGCGGAACGGCCACGTGGCCGGGAGACCCTCGTACTTCGAGTTGTGCGCCAACGTCGGTCCTTTCCCCACGTCTCTGCGAGCGGTCGAAGGCTACCACGGGGTCCGGCGGGCATCCGTGCCCACCGGACCCCGCGGCGCGGGCGGATCGTCCCCGGCGTCAGGCGGCGGGGACGGCGGCGACCAGCTCCGCGACGGGGGTCAGCTCGGCGGCGTAGATCGCCTGGAGGTACGCGAGGCCGGAGTCGTGGTCCTCCTGCGTGAAGGAGTCGACGGCGTCGGGCGGCACGATGATCCGGTACCCGCGGTAGAGCGCGTCGGCGGACGTGTGCCGCACGCAGATGTGCGTGTGCTGGCCGCAGAGGATCACGGTGTCGACGCCGTTCTGCCGCAGCAGGGCGTCGAGGCCCGTCTCGTGGAAGGCCGAGTAGAAGCGCTTCGGCAGCTCCACGTCGCCGTCCTGCGGCGCGAGCTCGCCGATGACGCGGGCGCCGGGGCTGCCCGCCAGGGCGTGCGGGCCCCAGACGCGCTCCTCGAAGTCGCCAGGGAGGTGGGCGTCGTTGGCGTAGACGACGGGCCACCCGCGCTCGCGGGCGTGGGCGGCGAGGGTGGCGATGGACGGGATGATGCGCGCGGAGCGGGGGTTCGCCAGCGCGCCGGTGACGAAGTCGTCGAGCATGTCGACGATCACGACGGCGGGGTTCACGGTGTCCCTCCTGGTGTGCCGATGGGGCCGGCGATCGCGCGCGCGATGCGGCGCTCGCGGGCGAGGACCTGGAAGTCGCCGGCGGCGGAGCGGTAGAGGCCCGCGGGTCGGCCGGGGCCGTCGGCGCGGGCGCGGCCGACCGCCTCGACGACCCCGGCCGCCAGCACGTCGCGCCGGAAGTTGCGGGTGTCGAGCTCGTGGCCGAGGACGGCCTCATAGACCGTCTGGAGCTCGCCGAGGGTGAACGTCTCGGGGAGCAGCTGCAGGGCGATCGGCGCGTACGCCGCCTTCGCCCGGAGGCGCGCGACGCCGTAGCCGAGGACCTCCGCGCCCTCCGCCCCGAGGGCGGGGCCGTCGTCGGTCGGGAACCACCGCACCTCCACGACGCCCGGCCCGGGCGTCAGGGGGTGCCGGTCGGCGTCCACGAGGGCGAGGTGGGCCACGCTGACGCCCTCCCCCCCGTCCCGGTCGAAGGTGTAGAGCTGCTCGAGGGCGACGCCCCGCACGCCCGTCTGCTCGGCGAGCGCGCGGTGCGCGGCGGCCTCGAGGGTGGCCCCGGGCGGCACGGCCAGGCCGGGCAGGGCCCAGACGCTCCCGGGCAGCCGGACGAGCAGCGCGTGGGTCGTCCCCTCGCGCACGCTCACCACCACCAGCTCGACCCGGACATTTTTCATGTCGTCACGACAATAACGCGGGATCGAATTATTGTCGAGCGTCGGCCTCCGCGGTGCGCGTCCCGTCGGCCCACAGGGCGAGCCCCTCGACGAGGTCGTCCCGCCAGCCCAGCATCCCCCAGAGCCCGACCGCGCCCGGATCGCCCACGACCGGCGCGATCGGCAGGTCGACGTCGAGGCGGGCCGCGAGCGCGGGACGACCGGACGTCGCCCGGGCGGCCTCGGCGCAGAGCGCCAATTGGCGTCGTGCGAGGTCGATGTCCGCCCGGGGGTCGGGCGACGGCCCGGAGTGGGCCAGCAGCAGGGCCGTGGGGTCGAGGGCGGCGAGGCGGGCGAGGCTGGCGTCGCCGGCCGCCGGGTCCACGTCGGGCGGCGGCAGGGCCGGGTGCAGGCCGGCGCCCGCCATGCGCACGCCGACGGCGTCGCCGGCGATGACGGCGCCGCTGCCCTCGTGGAGGAGGGAGGCGTGGTGGCGGGCGTGCCCGGGCGTGTGGAGGAGGCGCAGGGCGCCCCCGCCGCCGAGGTCGATGCGGTGCCCGTCGGGGGCCGCGACGATCCGCTCGGCCGGGGTCGGGTCGATACCGCCGTAGATCGACCAGCGGTGGCGGTACACGGCGACCGACCCGGCGAGCAGGCGCCCCGGCTCCGCCAGGTGCCGGGCGCCGCGTTCGTGCACGACGACCGTGGCCCGCGGGAACGCGTGGGCCAGGATCCCGGTCGCCCCGCAGTGGTCGAGGTGCACGTGCGTCGGGACGATCCACGCGAGGTCGTCCGGGCCCATGCCCCGGGAGGCGAGGGCGGCGCGCACGACCGCCGCCGTCGTGCGGGCCCCCGGGTCGACGAGCGCGGGCCGGGGACCGTCGACGAGGTAGGCGGTGGTGATGCCCGGGCGTCCCGCCAGGAGCGTGTCGATCATCGTGATCCCGGGCGGGGCCTCCTGCACGGCCGGATCGTCGCATAGCCTTCCGTCCCGTGGAGGACGGGCGCCAACGCGCGTGGGCCGCGGCCGGTGAGGCCGCCGCCGCGCGCATCGAGGACGGGATGCGGGTCGGGCTCGGCACGGGCCGCGCCGCCGCCGCGGGCATCCGCGCGCTCGGGCTCCGCGTGGCGGGGGGCCTGCGCTGCACCGGCGTGCCGACGTCGCGGGCGAGCGCCGCCCTGGCGCGCGAGCTCGGGATCCCCCTCGGCCGCATGGGCCCGCCGCTCGACCTGGCGTTCGACGGGGCGGACGCCGTCGACCCGGGCGGGCTCGTCATCAAGGGCGCCGGGGGCGCGATGGTGCGCGAGCGCATCGTGGCCGACGCCGCCGCCCTGTTCCTGGTGCTCGTGGACGGCCCGAAGGTGGTGCCGCGGCTCGACGCCTGGGGTGTCCTGCCGGTGGCGGTCGTCCCCTTCGGCGCGGCCCGGGTGCTCGGGGAGCTGGCCGACGTGGGCGCCGTCCGGCGTCCGGGGCTCAACGACGACGGGCTCGTGATCCTCGACCTGCAGGTGCCGGCGGGCGCCGACTGGGTGGCGCTCGCCGAACGGGTGGACGGCCTCGCCGGGGTCGTGGACCACGGGCTGTTCCGCGTCCCCCTCGCGAACGTCCTGGTGGGCGCCCCCGACGGAGGGTGCGCCCCGGCGGGGTAGCCGGGGGACGCCGCTACGATCCCCCGATGCCCGCGCCCTCGCTGACGATCGCCCGCGCCGCCGGAACGCTCTCGCGCCGGCTCGGCCGCGGCGGCGGGACGAGCCTGCCCGGCAAGCTGCTGCTGCGGATGCGCCCCGGGGCGCTGGCCGAGCTGGGCGGCGCCCTGCCGCGGGGCGTGACGGTGGTGTCGGCCACCAACGGCAAGACGACGACGTCGCGCCTGCTGGCCGACTGCGCCCGCGCCGCGGGATGGGAGCTCGTGGCGAACACCTCCGGCGCCAACCTGCTGTCGGGCCTGGCGACCGCCCTGCTCGAGGCCCGCGGCCGGCGGCCCGCCCCCGACGCCGGCCTGTTCGAGGTCGACGAGGCCGCCCTCGTCGAGGTCACCCGCCAGCTCCACCCTCGCGTGCTGCTGCTGATGAACCTGTTCCGCGACCAGCTCGACCGGTACGGCGAGCTGGAGCACCTCGCCGCGATCTGGACGACGATGGTCGCCGGGCTGCCGCCGGACGCCGTCCCGGTGCTGAACGCCGACGACCCCGCGATCGCCGCCCTCGGGACCGGGCGTCCCGGCGTCGTCACCTTCGGCATCGACGACCCCGGCATGGCACTCCCCTCCCTCCCCCACGCCGCCGACTCGACCCGCTGCCGCGTGTGCGAGGCCCCCCTGACGTACACGCTGGTCACGATCGGCCACCTGGGCCACTGGAGCTGCGACGCGTGCGGCGCCGCCCGGCCCGTGCCCGACGTGCGGGCGACCCGCGTCGAGCTGCGGGGGGCGCACGGCATCGCCGTGACGATCGCGACGCCCGAGGGCGAGGTGGCCGTGGAGCTGCCGCTGCCGGGGCTGCACAACGCCTACAACGTCACCGCCGCCACGGCGGGGGCGCTGGCGATGGGGATCCCGGTCGAGGCGATCCGCCGGGGCCTCGCCACGACCACGGCGGCGTTCGGGCGCGGCGAGCGGGTGGTGCTCGACGGCCGCGAGCTGGTGCTGCTGCTCGCGAAGAACCCGACGGGGGCGAACGAGACGGTCCGCACCGTCCTGCTCGACCCGGAGCCGCCGCACCTGCTGATCGCCCTCAACGACCGCACCGCCGACGGGCACGACGTGTCGTGGATCTGGGACGTCGACTACGAGCCGCTGCTGGAGCGGGCCGCGTCGCTCACCCTGACCGGGGACCGCGCCTACGACCTCGCCCTGCGGATGCGGTACGCGGGGGTGCCGGACGACGCGATGACCGTCGAGCCCGACCCGGAGCGGGCCCTCGACCGCGCGGTGGCGGCGGTGCCGGACGGCGGGACCCTCTACGTGCTCCCCACCTACACGGCGATGCTCGGCCTGCGCGAGACGCTCGTGCGGCGCGGGGCGGCCGAGGCGTTCTGGCGTGAGCGATGACGAGGCCCGGCGCTTCGCCGCCGAGCACGCGCACTACACCGAGGACATCGCGTTCTGGCGGGCCGCGGCCCTGCGCCTGCGGGGCCCCGTGCTCGACCTCGGCGCCGCTGCGGGCCGGGTGGCGATCCCCCTCGCGCGCGACGGCGCGGAGGTCTGGGCCCTCGACCGGTCGCCGGCGATGCTCGCCGAGCTGCGGCGGCGGCTCGCGGCGGAGCCCGCGGCGGTGGCGTCGCGGGTCCATCCGGTCGCCGGGGACCTGGCGCACATCGACCTGCCCCACCGGTTCCGCCTGGTGATGGTCGCGATGAACACGCTGCAGGTGCTGACCGAGCCCGCGGACCGGGTGTCGTGCATGGCGGGGGTGCGGCGGCACCTCGACGCCGGCGGGGAGTTCGTGTTCGACGTCGCCCTGCCGGACGTGGAGGAGATCGTCGACTCGATGGGGGTCGAGCGCGACGGCGGCGTCCACACCGACCCGGAGACGGGCGCGGTGCTGCGCCACTCGGCGTGGTACGACCGCTGGGACCCGGGCACCCACACGCTGGAGTTCACGTTGCGCATCCGCGAGACGCCGCCGCAGGGCCCGCCGCGGGAGGCGCTGCGCCACCACCGGGTGCACCTCTTCACCCCCGACGAGCTCGCGTCGCTGCTGGCGGGGGCGGGCCTGGAGCAGGTCGAGGTGCTCGGCGACTTCGACGGCTCGCCGCTGGACGACCTGTCGGAGCGGCAGATCCACCGCTGCCGGGTCGCCGCGTGAGCGGGGCCGCCGCCACGGTGCGCCTCGGCCACCTCTACCCCGCCGAGATGAACATCTACGCCGACCGCGGCAACATCGCGGTGCTCGCCCGGCGGCTCGCGTGGCGGGGGATGGCCCTCGAGGTCACGGAGCTCGGCGTCGGCGCCCCCGTCGACCCCGCCGCCCACGACCTCTACTACCTCGGGGGCGGGCAGGACCGCGACCAGGCCGTCGTCGCCGAGGACCTCGTCGCGACGAAGGCGGAGGGGCTGCGCGCCGCGGTGGCGGACGGGGCGGCGGCGTTGTGCGTGTGCGGCGGCTTCCAGCTCGCCGGCCACGGCTACACCGGCACCGACGGGTCCCGGATGCCGGGGATCGGGATCCTCGACCTCGACACCGTCGCCGGCCCGACCCGGCTGATCGGGAACCTCGCGATCGAGGCGGAGCTCGACGGCGAGGTGCGGAGCGTCGTCGGCTTCGAGAACCACGCGGGCCGCACGCGCCTCGGATCCGGGTGCCGGCCGCTCGGGCGGGTCGTCCACGGGCACGGCAACAACGGCGAGGACGGCGGGGAGGGCGGCGTCGGGGGCCGCGTCATCGGGACGTACCTCCACGGCCCCCTGCTCCCGAAGAACCCGTGGATCGCGGACACCCTCCTCCGCTGGGCCCTCGCCCACCGCCTCGGGGACGCCCCCGTGCTGGAGCCGATCGACGACGCGCTCGAGGAGCGCGCCCACGCGGCCGCCGTCGCCCGGGCCGCGGGGGGCCGCCGCCGGTGAACCGCGTGCTCGTCTCCGTGCACCACACCCACGGGCACTCGGGGGTGGTCATCGGCGACGGGGGCGTGCTGCTCGTGCGGAACCTGCGGGCCGCGGGGGCCGGGTGGGAGGCGCTGCAGGGGGAGCGCCCCGGCGTCCTGACGTGGCCGGGGGACCACCTCGTCGCGGGCGGGCTGCTGCCGGGCGGGGCCGCCGGCGCCGAGCTCGTCGTCGGGGGACGCCGCGCGAGCGCCGTCGTCGCGCGCGGCGCCTGGATCGTCGCCACCCACGTCCCCACGCGCCCCGTCGAGGTGCGCTTCACGGGGCCCGACGGCGCGGAGCTCGGGCGGGCGATGGCGGCCGGCTGACGCCGCCCGCCGGGCGGGCCGCGCCGCGGCACTAGTGGGGCAGCAGCAGCTCCCCCGCGATGAGGAGGACGACGAGGGCCAGGGGGATCATCGCGGCGAGCACCGCCAGCGCCCGCTCACCCCGGCGCCGCACGGCGACGATCGCCACGACGCCACCGGCGAGCCCCGACAGCAACGAGGCGGCCCCGCCACCCGGCAGGACCATCCAGAGCGGCTGGAGCACGAGGAAGCCGAGGGCGAGCGCGACCGCCCACCGGCCCGTCGCGGTCGTGGGCAGGAGCGGACGCCGCTCACGCTGACCCTGCCGCTGCGCGTGCTCCGTCATCCCCCGATCCTGGCCCGCGCGGCGCCGGGTCCCATCGGGGCGGGTCGGGAACGCGACTGCGGCTTTACCCCGGGGCGTCCGGCACCGCTAGCCCCCGGTCGAGCCGAAGCCCCCCTCGCCGCGGCCGTCGGACGGGGGGAGGTCGTCGACGACGACCGGCTCGGCGAGGGCGACGGGGACGAGGA
Proteins encoded in this region:
- a CDS encoding type 1 glutamine amidotransferase; the encoded protein is MSGAAATVRLGHLYPAEMNIYADRGNIAVLARRLAWRGMALEVTELGVGAPVDPAAHDLYYLGGGQDRDQAVVAEDLVATKAEGLRAAVADGAAALCVCGGFQLAGHGYTGTDGSRMPGIGILDLDTVAGPTRLIGNLAIEAELDGEVRSVVGFENHAGRTRLGSGCRPLGRVVHGHGNNGEDGGEGGVGGRVIGTYLHGPLLPKNPWIADTLLRWALAHRLGDAPVLEPIDDALEERAHAAAVARAAGGRRR
- a CDS encoding class I SAM-dependent methyltransferase — its product is MSDDEARRFAAEHAHYTEDIAFWRAAALRLRGPVLDLGAAAGRVAIPLARDGAEVWALDRSPAMLAELRRRLAAEPAAVASRVHPVAGDLAHIDLPHRFRLVMVAMNTLQVLTEPADRVSCMAGVRRHLDAGGEFVFDVALPDVEEIVDSMGVERDGGVHTDPETGAVLRHSAWYDRWDPGTHTLEFTLRIRETPPQGPPREALRHHRVHLFTPDELASLLAGAGLEQVEVLGDFDGSPLDDLSERQIHRCRVAA